The DNA sequence GTCAAGGAGAACTTCCGCATCATCCACCAGATCAACCAGCAGGGCATCACCGTGTTTTTGGTGGAGCAAAACGTGCGCCAGACCCTGGCCATCGCCCACTACGGCTACGTGCTCTCCGGCGGGCGCGTGGTGGCCGAGGGAACCGCCCAATACCTGCGCGAAAACAGCGAGGTGCAAGAAGCCTATTTCGGCTGATCCTCGCCCGGAGCGAAGCCATGAGCCCCATGCCCGATCCCGTGAAGATCGCCAGCGAACTGGTCTGTCTGGACACCGTGAACCCTCCCGGCGGGGAGGAAGCCGCCGCCCGCTATCTGGGCGGGCTGCTGGCCGGGCGCGGCCTCAAGCTGGACTATTACCAGCTCGCGCCGGAGCGGGCCGGGCTGGTGGCCACCATCCCCGGCCGGGGCGGCAAAGCGCCCCTGGTCTTCACCGGCCATCTGGACACCGTGCCCCTGGGCAACGCGCCCTGGAGCTTCTCGGCCCACTGCGGGGAGATCAAGGACGGCCTTTTGCTGGGGCGCGGCGCGGCGGACATGAAGAGCGGGGTGGCCGCCCTGGCCGCTGCGGCCATCGCCCTGGCCGATGAGCCCGCCGGTCCGGCGGACCTGGTGTTTGTCTTCACCGCCGCCGAGGAGACCGGCTGCCAGGGCGCCCTGCAGATGGGCGACAGCGGCAACCTGCCCGCCCAGGCCGGGGCCCTGTTGGTGGCCGAGCCCACGGACAACGTGCCCTTCCTGGGGCACAAGGGGGCCCTGTGGCTGGAGGCCTCGGCCAAGGGCAAGTCGGCCCACGGCTCCATGCCCGACATGGGCGACAACGCCATCTACAAGGCGGCGCGGGCCGCGGCGGGGCTGGAGAGCTTCTTCGCCGAGGCCACGGCCCACCCCCAACTGGGCAAGCCCACCCTCAACGTGGGCACCTTCTCGGGGGGCAGCAAGATCAACATGGTGCCCGACCAGGCGGTGTTCCAGATCGACATCCGCACCGTGCCCGGCCTGGAGCACGATGAGCTGGCCCGGCGCATCGCTGCCCAGGTGGGGCCCGAGATCGCCCTGACCCGGCTCATCGACCTGCCCGGCTTCCTCACCCCGCCCGACGAGCCCTGGACCGCCGGAGTGCTGAAGCTCTTGGCGCGGGAGCAGGGGCAAGAGCCCGTGCCGGGATACGTCAATTACTTCACCGACGCCTCGGTGCTGCGCCCGGCCCTGGGCGACCCGCCCACCGTGATCCTGGGACCGGGCCTGCCCGGCCAGGCCCACCAGACCGACGAGTTCTGCGCGGTGGCCAAGATCCAGGAGGCGGCGGAGCTCTACCTGGCCCTGGCCCGCGACTGGCAGGGGGCTTAGGTCATGTGGCCCCAGGCCTGGCAAAGCGCCGAAGTGGGCCTGAGCTTCCCCAGGCGGGAGTTCGACCCCGCCCTGCCCACCTTGCTCTGCGTGCACGGCTCCGGCGGCCGGGGCGCGGAGTTTTTGCCCATGCTGGAGCTGCTGGGCGGCGCGGCCAACGCGGCGGCCATCGACCTGCCCGGCCACGGCGAGACCCCCGGCCCGGGGCGCAGCGAGGTCGCTGATTACGTGGCCTGGCTGGCCGCCTTCCTGGAGGCCGGTCCCATAAAGCCGGTGCTCCTGGGCAACTCCCTGGGCGGGGCCATCGCCCTGGGCATGGCCCTGTCCCGGCCCGAGCTACTCAGCGGCATCGTGTCCTGGGGCAGCGGGGCGCGCCTCAGGGTGCTGCCCAAGATTATCGATGGCCTGGCTCACGACTTCGAGCCCACGGTGGAGTATCTGGCCCAGATGGCCTTTGCCGACGCCACCGACCCGGCCCTCAAGGAGCAGGGCCGCCGAGAGATGGCCCTCACCGCGCCCGAGGTGCTGCACG is a window from the Desulfarculaceae bacterium genome containing:
- a CDS encoding M20 family metallopeptidase codes for the protein MSPMPDPVKIASELVCLDTVNPPGGEEAAARYLGGLLAGRGLKLDYYQLAPERAGLVATIPGRGGKAPLVFTGHLDTVPLGNAPWSFSAHCGEIKDGLLLGRGAADMKSGVAALAAAAIALADEPAGPADLVFVFTAAEETGCQGALQMGDSGNLPAQAGALLVAEPTDNVPFLGHKGALWLEASAKGKSAHGSMPDMGDNAIYKAARAAAGLESFFAEATAHPQLGKPTLNVGTFSGGSKINMVPDQAVFQIDIRTVPGLEHDELARRIAAQVGPEIALTRLIDLPGFLTPPDEPWTAGVLKLLAREQGQEPVPGYVNYFTDASVLRPALGDPPTVILGPGLPGQAHQTDEFCAVAKIQEAAELYLALARDWQGA
- a CDS encoding alpha/beta hydrolase, producing the protein MWPQAWQSAEVGLSFPRREFDPALPTLLCVHGSGGRGAEFLPMLELLGGAANAAAIDLPGHGETPGPGRSEVADYVAWLAAFLEAGPIKPVLLGNSLGGAIALGMALSRPELLSGIVSWGSGARLRVLPKIIDGLAHDFEPTVEYLAQMAFADATDPALKEQGRREMALTAPEVLHGDYSACDRFDVMARLGEIALPCLVVCGDGDKLTPLKYSQYLAANIAGAKLAVIPGAGHLIHAEQPEAGARALADFVAAT